A part of Halobaculum sp. MBLA0143 genomic DNA contains:
- a CDS encoding putative quinol monooxygenase — protein MIVVHTEIPVAPDEEAAFRDLAAELVARAERAEPDTVRYRASVGVGDRPVARFFEQYADAAAAETHRASDLYRRFNERLPELADGEIETVQFEVPADAVATATFTPEEAAAAVADETEETDEREGADETEETNETE, from the coding sequence GTGATCGTCGTCCACACCGAGATCCCGGTCGCACCGGACGAGGAGGCAGCGTTCCGCGATCTCGCCGCGGAGTTGGTCGCACGCGCCGAGCGTGCGGAGCCGGACACGGTCCGGTACCGCGCGAGCGTCGGTGTCGGGGACCGACCGGTCGCCCGCTTCTTCGAGCAGTACGCGGACGCCGCCGCCGCGGAGACACACCGAGCGAGTGACCTCTACCGCCGGTTCAACGAACGGCTCCCGGAGTTGGCCGACGGGGAGATCGAGACCGTCCAGTTCGAGGTGCCCGCCGACGCCGTGGCGACGGCGACGTTCACCCCGGAGGAGGCCGCTGCGGCCGTCGCCGACGAGACCGAGGAGACGGACGAGAGAGAAGGCGCCGACGAGACCGAGGAGACGAACGAGACGGAGTGA
- a CDS encoding non-canonical purine NTP pyrophosphatase, whose amino-acid sequence MLHYVTTNDGKLAEADDYLDEVTQFDFDYTEIQAADPAPIAAHGARAAYRRVDGPVLVDDAGLFLEGFDGFPGPYSAFVENTLGIDTVWRLADAELDDHRAAFRCVLAYCDGESFDASPDPVDRGDRVAAAATGADADEDNDTTETDLPVKLFEGVVRGQLVPPRGDGGFGYDPIFEYDGTTMAEMGPAEKNAISHRGRALEKFAEWYAQR is encoded by the coding sequence GTGCTCCACTACGTCACGACGAACGACGGCAAACTCGCCGAGGCGGACGACTACCTAGACGAGGTGACGCAGTTCGACTTCGACTACACCGAGATCCAGGCGGCCGATCCGGCGCCGATCGCGGCCCACGGCGCTCGGGCGGCGTACCGCCGCGTCGACGGCCCCGTTCTCGTCGACGACGCGGGACTGTTCCTCGAGGGCTTCGACGGCTTCCCCGGCCCCTACTCCGCGTTCGTCGAGAACACACTGGGGATCGACACCGTCTGGCGGCTCGCCGACGCGGAGCTAGACGACCATCGGGCCGCCTTCCGGTGTGTGTTGGCGTACTGCGACGGGGAGTCGTTCGACGCCTCGCCGGATCCGGTCGACCGCGGTGACCGGGTAGCTGCGGCGGCGACGGGGGCCGACGCGGACGAGGACAACGACACTACGGAGACCGACCTCCCGGTGAAGCTGTTCGAGGGTGTCGTGCGCGGGCAGTTGGTCCCGCCGCGCGGCGACGGCGGCTTCGGCTACGATCCGATCTTCGAGTACGACGGCACGACGATGGCGGAGATGGGGCCCGCGGAGAAGAACGCTATCTCACACCGTGGACGGGCGTTGGAGAAGTTCGCGGAGTGGTACGCACAGCGGTAG
- a CDS encoding deoxyuridine 5'-triphosphate nucleotidohydrolase encodes MFQSGASVAAHLRPHDDASLADDQVQPNGVDLTLDAVFEPTEPGRIDTDGKRVGDRRRIDPDADEDGELLYWLEPGGYVVRYGEVIAVPDGHVGFVLPRSTLLRNGCTLETAVWDAGYEGRGEGLLQVHHPIEIRPGARIGQFVLAAADHEEQYDGDYQGENTEREDSVD; translated from the coding sequence GTGTTTCAGTCGGGAGCGTCGGTCGCAGCCCACCTGCGGCCACACGACGACGCGTCGCTCGCTGACGACCAGGTCCAGCCGAACGGCGTCGATCTGACACTCGACGCGGTGTTCGAGCCGACGGAGCCGGGACGGATCGACACGGACGGCAAACGGGTCGGCGACCGCAGACGGATCGACCCGGACGCCGACGAGGACGGCGAACTGCTGTACTGGCTGGAGCCGGGCGGCTACGTCGTCAGGTACGGCGAGGTGATCGCCGTGCCGGACGGCCACGTTGGGTTCGTCCTCCCGCGGTCGACGCTGTTGCGCAACGGCTGCACGCTGGAGACGGCGGTGTGGGACGCCGGCTACGAGGGTCGCGGCGAGGGACTGCTCCAGGTCCACCACCCGATCGAGATCCGGCCGGGTGCGCGGATCGGGCAGTTCGTGCTCGCGGCTGCCGACCACGAGGAACAGTACGACGGCGACTACCAGGGCGAGAACACCGAAAGAGAAGACAGCGTGGACTGA
- a CDS encoding TOBE domain-containing protein — protein MSGDPDRADETAVAAGLTVDGVTFDTTDARLLRAVAEAGSVSGAAERLGRSRARALGRLDDLESAFGSLLERRRGGADGGGSRLTGDGRSLLERFDRLQAVLAGTVRARESVFHGRVAATDGDTVVVATSVGRVRGLAVEAPVVDDRVAVSVRSDAVTLQAPEATPPADATSARNRLAGTVDRLDRSASVVAVTVAVGGDEEENGESVEALVTADSADRLDLAVGDAVTVSFKTTAARAVPVR, from the coding sequence GTGTCCGGAGACCCCGACCGCGCGGACGAGACCGCCGTCGCGGCTGGACTCACTGTGGACGGCGTCACCTTCGACACCACCGACGCGCGGCTCCTGCGTGCCGTCGCGGAGGCGGGCTCCGTCAGCGGCGCGGCCGAGCGACTCGGTCGCTCTCGGGCCCGAGCGCTCGGACGACTCGACGACCTGGAGTCGGCGTTCGGCTCGCTGTTGGAGCGTCGCCGCGGCGGGGCCGACGGCGGCGGGAGCCGGCTGACCGGCGACGGCCGGTCGTTGCTCGAACGCTTCGACAGGCTCCAGGCGGTGTTGGCCGGGACCGTCCGGGCCCGCGAGTCCGTGTTCCACGGCCGCGTCGCCGCGACGGACGGCGACACGGTCGTCGTCGCCACGTCGGTCGGTCGCGTCAGGGGGCTCGCCGTCGAAGCCCCGGTGGTCGACGACCGTGTCGCCGTCAGCGTCCGGAGCGACGCCGTCACGCTCCAGGCGCCCGAGGCGACCCCCCCGGCGGACGCTACGAGCGCCCGTAACCGACTCGCCGGGACGGTCGACAGACTCGACCGGTCGGCGTCCGTGGTCGCGGTGACGGTGGCCGTCGGCGGCGACGAAGAAGAGAACGGAGAGTCAGTCGAGGCGCTCGTGACCGCCGACAGCGCCGACCGACTCGACCTCGCCGTCGGTGACGCCGTCACCGTCTCGTTCAAGACGACGGCGGCCCGTGCCGTCCCGGTCCGGTGA
- a CDS encoding metal-dependent transcriptional regulator: MLSDVMEDYLKAIYVIQEESGPPVSTSAIAERVGKTAPTVTSMLDSLEERGLVAREKYEGTELTAEGETVAIEVLRHHRLLETYLAERLDYSWDEVHAEADALEHHISEAFERRVAEVLGEPAADPHGDPIPGADLEPPVEESAVPLASCEPGDRIVVTRVSDRDDEDLAYLADAGITPGTTVAVTDVAPFGMVTVTVDGTEQSLPESVAGSILVSPADRADDLDDVETTGAGA, translated from the coding sequence ATGCTGAGCGACGTGATGGAGGACTACCTGAAAGCGATCTACGTCATCCAAGAGGAGTCCGGGCCGCCGGTGTCGACCTCCGCCATCGCAGAACGGGTGGGGAAGACGGCGCCGACGGTGACGAGCATGCTGGACAGCTTGGAGGAACGGGGGCTCGTCGCCCGCGAGAAGTACGAGGGAACGGAGCTGACGGCGGAAGGCGAGACCGTCGCCATCGAGGTGTTGCGCCACCACCGGCTGTTGGAGACGTACCTCGCCGAGCGGCTCGACTACTCCTGGGACGAAGTCCACGCAGAGGCGGACGCACTGGAACACCACATCAGCGAGGCGTTCGAGCGCCGGGTCGCGGAGGTGTTGGGCGAGCCGGCAGCAGACCCCCACGGGGACCCGATTCCGGGTGCGGATCTGGAGCCGCCGGTCGAGGAGTCGGCAGTGCCGTTGGCGTCGTGTGAGCCGGGCGACCGGATCGTCGTCACCCGGGTGAGCGACCGGGACGACGAAGACCTCGCGTACCTCGCGGACGCGGGAATCACTCCCGGGACGACCGTCGCCGTGACGGACGTGGCGCCGTTCGGGATGGTGACGGTGACCGTCGACGGGACGGAACAGAGCCTCCCGGAGTCGGTCGCGGGGTCGATCCTCGTCAGCCCGGCAGACCGGGCCGACGACTTAGACGACGTCGAGACCACGGGGGCGGGCGCGTGA
- a CDS encoding ABC transporter permease gives MSIRRSGETGSSADQTGSSVSEAGTPVGEAESSGQTGLWGGPTAVLAVVTVQVAAFTVASATGRPTWYVPFALVSAGVLGARNDDGWFGVVIAGLAATLLLALGVPILAFLLRQQPGLVWEAATDGAVHRMLFVTVYAPLLAALGSLAGGVPLAYLLARGFPGERVVESLVDLPLVVPHSVAGILVLFGFGRGGVFPNVEILSSLTGMVLALAFVGAPFAVHGAREGFEAVDDDLRMAARSQGASPFETFRRVTLPLAGRSVVTGGVLAWARGVSEFGAVAVVAYTVSVVVPGVGAITASHAPVFVYQTYTSRGLAESGAVAAVLLAVSAAVFLLVRWVTDDGTPGVA, from the coding sequence GTGTCGATACGTCGCTCCGGCGAGACCGGGTCGTCGGCGGACCAGACCGGGTCGTCGGTGAGCGAAGCCGGGACGCCGGTGGGTGAGGCCGAGTCGTCGGGCCAGACTGGACTGTGGGGAGGCCCGACGGCCGTTCTCGCCGTCGTGACGGTCCAGGTGGCGGCGTTCACTGTCGCCTCGGCGACCGGGCGACCGACGTGGTACGTCCCGTTCGCGCTCGTGTCGGCCGGGGTCCTCGGCGCACGGAACGACGACGGCTGGTTCGGGGTCGTGATCGCCGGGCTCGCCGCGACGCTCCTGTTGGCGCTCGGGGTGCCGATCCTGGCGTTTCTCCTGCGACAACAGCCGGGGCTCGTGTGGGAGGCGGCGACGGACGGCGCCGTCCACCGGATGCTGTTCGTGACCGTGTACGCCCCGTTGCTCGCAGCGCTCGGGTCGCTCGCGGGCGGGGTGCCGCTCGCGTACCTCCTCGCTCGTGGGTTCCCCGGGGAGAGAGTCGTCGAGAGTCTGGTCGACCTCCCGTTGGTCGTCCCCCACTCCGTCGCCGGAATCCTGGTCCTGTTCGGCTTCGGGCGGGGTGGTGTGTTTCCGAACGTCGAGATTCTGTCGTCGCTGACCGGGATGGTGTTGGCGCTGGCGTTCGTTGGTGCGCCGTTCGCAGTCCACGGCGCTCGGGAGGGGTTCGAGGCGGTGGACGACGACCTCCGGATGGCGGCTCGCTCGCAGGGCGCGAGCCCGTTCGAGACGTTCCGGCGGGTCACACTCCCGTTGGCCGGCCGGAGCGTCGTCACCGGCGGCGTCTTGGCGTGGGCGCGAGGGGTCTCGGAGTTCGGCGCCGTCGCGGTCGTCGCGTACACCGTCTCTGTCGTCGTCCCCGGCGTCGGGGCGATCACGGCCAGTCACGCGCCCGTGTTCGTCTACCAGACGTACACGAGCCGGGGACTCGCCGAGAGCGGCGCCGTCGCAGCCGTGTTGCTGGCCGTCTCCGCGGCGGTGTTCCTCCTCGTACGCTGGGTGACGGACGACGGAACTCCCGGGGTGGCGTGA
- a CDS encoding TMEM165/GDT1 family protein produces the protein MTGFLEIALIAAVAQLTVLPGEKVQFIIAGLSTRYRPLLVVGAASSAFAGWTALEVLFGEALQRVLPGIVLDATTAALFLVFAVLLYQSAPDGGVSATDGGVVGATQVPDFELAGFTVGGPVGRFLSIFSMMAAGEFGDKTQLITIGLAAQYGASPGIWVGEMAAIIPVSLANAYFFHRFSHRFDLRKAHYVGAAIFAFFGVDTVASITVGFSAWEILVGTVSEILLGVV, from the coding sequence GTGACTGGATTCCTGGAGATCGCCCTGATCGCTGCGGTCGCACAGTTGACCGTGCTCCCGGGCGAGAAGGTGCAGTTCATCATCGCCGGGCTGTCGACGCGGTACAGACCGTTGTTGGTCGTCGGCGCCGCCAGCTCCGCGTTCGCGGGCTGGACCGCCCTGGAGGTCCTGTTCGGGGAGGCGCTCCAGCGCGTCCTGCCGGGAATCGTCTTGGACGCGACGACGGCGGCGTTGTTCCTCGTGTTCGCGGTGTTGCTGTACCAGTCGGCTCCGGACGGCGGCGTCTCCGCGACCGACGGCGGTGTCGTCGGTGCCACGCAGGTGCCCGACTTCGAGCTGGCCGGCTTCACCGTCGGCGGACCCGTCGGGCGGTTCCTCTCCATCTTCTCGATGATGGCCGCCGGCGAGTTCGGCGACAAGACCCAGCTCATCACGATCGGGCTGGCCGCACAGTACGGTGCCAGCCCCGGGATCTGGGTGGGGGAGATGGCGGCGATCATTCCGGTGAGCCTGGCGAACGCCTACTTCTTCCACCGGTTCTCACACCGGTTCGACCTCCGGAAGGCCCACTACGTCGGGGCGGCGATCTTCGCCTTCTTCGGCGTCGACACGGTCGCGTCGATCACCGTCGGCTTCTCCGCCTGGGAGATACTCGTCGGCACCGTCTCGGAGATTCTGCTGGGCGTCGTCTGA
- a CDS encoding ketopantoate reductase family protein, with product MEILVFGAGALGSLVGGLLAREHTVTLVGRDPHVAAVRESGLRIEGAAEATVGPDARTDAAGLDTDLAVVTVKAGDVPAAAAALADGSHDTVWSLTNGLTEERLRETLGDRVLAGTATYGAELPEPGVVRCTGLGDLHAGELDDDETESDRARSVADACRAAGVACTATARMDTRRWRKLAVNAGINGVTALARVRNEAVLADPGRPVAARAARETARVARAEGVDLSDETAVDAVREVAAATADNRSSTLQDVRAGRPTEVDAINGAVVRRGETAGVGTPTNRTLWELLAAWATANADTSG from the coding sequence ATGGAGATTCTCGTCTTCGGCGCCGGCGCGCTCGGGAGCCTCGTCGGCGGGTTGCTCGCCCGCGAACACACGGTGACGCTCGTCGGCCGCGACCCACACGTGGCCGCCGTCCGCGAGTCCGGGCTCCGGATCGAGGGGGCAGCCGAGGCGACCGTCGGCCCCGACGCCCGGACGGACGCCGCCGGACTCGACACTGATCTCGCAGTCGTCACTGTGAAGGCAGGCGACGTGCCCGCGGCCGCCGCGGCGCTGGCCGACGGCAGCCACGATACCGTCTGGTCGCTGACGAACGGGCTGACGGAGGAACGACTCCGGGAGACGCTGGGCGACCGCGTGCTCGCCGGCACCGCGACGTACGGCGCCGAACTGCCGGAACCGGGTGTCGTCCGGTGTACCGGTCTCGGCGACCTCCACGCCGGGGAACTCGACGACGACGAGACGGAGTCGGACCGTGCCCGGAGCGTCGCCGACGCCTGTCGTGCCGCCGGCGTCGCCTGTACGGCGACGGCACGGATGGACACGCGACGCTGGCGGAAACTCGCGGTCAACGCCGGGATCAACGGCGTCACTGCGCTGGCACGCGTGCGGAACGAGGCAGTGCTCGCAGACCCCGGCCGGCCGGTCGCGGCGCGGGCCGCCCGGGAGACGGCACGGGTGGCGCGCGCAGAGGGAGTCGATCTGAGCGACGAGACGGCCGTCGACGCCGTCCGCGAGGTGGCGGCGGCGACGGCCGACAACCGTTCCTCGACGCTCCAGGACGTGCGCGCCGGCCGGCCGACGGAAGTCGACGCGATCAACGGTGCAGTCGTCCGGCGCGGGGAGACCGCGGGCGTCGGTACGCCGACGAACCGCACGCTGTGGGAGCTGTTGGCCGCTTGGGCGACGGCGAACGCAGACACCAGCGGGTGA
- a CDS encoding methyltransferase domain-containing protein translates to MTGVNEYTEPFARFYDAQLHDTTVGDETYYREAAADADGPVLEGACGTGRLYLELLRAGVDADGFDASPAMLDRLEAKADADGLHPSVWVGDLRTPGADREYELVVVPYNSLVALTTVDDQLAALAAAHELLRPGGRLLFDVYVPRPSVVAESFGEWRETTVTTADGETLRGLTRTTVDDTVAQTYRAERELLDDDGNAVASETYVNAHLPPQQVELLARASPFGDWTAAGGFEGQPLADDAEIQVWELEKTEPTTSHTSSYTPK, encoded by the coding sequence GTGACTGGGGTAAACGAGTACACGGAGCCGTTCGCGCGGTTCTACGACGCACAGCTGCACGACACGACCGTCGGCGACGAGACGTACTACCGCGAGGCGGCGGCGGACGCCGACGGCCCGGTGTTGGAGGGTGCCTGCGGCACCGGCCGGCTGTACCTGGAGCTGTTGCGTGCAGGGGTCGACGCCGACGGGTTCGACGCCTCGCCGGCGATGCTCGACAGGCTCGAGGCGAAGGCGGACGCCGACGGACTCCACCCGAGCGTCTGGGTCGGCGACCTCCGGACGCCGGGCGCGGACCGCGAGTACGAACTCGTCGTCGTCCCGTACAACTCGTTGGTCGCACTGACGACCGTCGACGACCAGCTCGCGGCGCTCGCGGCCGCCCACGAGCTCCTCCGTCCCGGCGGGCGACTCCTGTTCGACGTCTACGTCCCGCGGCCGTCCGTGGTGGCGGAGTCGTTCGGAGAGTGGCGCGAGACGACGGTGACGACGGCCGACGGGGAGACGCTACGGGGGCTGACCCGGACGACCGTCGACGACACGGTCGCACAGACGTACCGCGCCGAGCGCGAACTGCTGGACGACGACGGCAACGCCGTCGCCAGCGAGACGTACGTGAACGCACACCTCCCGCCACAACAGGTCGAACTGCTGGCGCGGGCGTCCCCGTTCGGCGACTGGACCGCCGCCGGCGGGTTCGAGGGCCAGCCGCTGGCGGACGACGCCGAGATACAGGTGTGGGAGCTGGAGAAGACGGAGCCGACGACGAGCCACACGAGTAGTTACACGCCAAAATAA
- a CDS encoding ABC transporter ATP-binding protein: MSLSFDVRARFGDGAESFRLTADATVASGETLVVLGPSGSGKTLLLECLGGFHDHDGVVEIAGRDVTDAPPETRDAGLLFQSHALFPHLTVRENVGFGRRYHETTREPATLLERLAVSELADRRPETLSGGERQRVALARTLAVDPGVLLLDEPLAALDVPTRETLRDDLGRLLADRTVVYVTHDRTTARALGDRIAVVHDGEVVQRGSPSAVFERPESEFVARFVGANVLPAGVGAPRPTAVRPEAVALVSPTDTETVGCVRRRSRVETAHRVVVAVDGVEVVAYTDDPPAVDDRIGLQLPSDPWTIPTSDGDRTTGRD; this comes from the coding sequence GTGTCGCTGTCGTTCGACGTCCGCGCCCGGTTCGGCGACGGCGCCGAGTCGTTTCGCCTGACCGCCGACGCGACGGTGGCGTCCGGGGAGACACTGGTCGTTCTCGGGCCCAGCGGGAGTGGGAAGACGCTCCTGTTGGAGTGTCTCGGTGGCTTCCACGATCACGACGGTGTCGTCGAGATTGCCGGACGAGACGTGACGGACGCGCCACCGGAGACGCGGGACGCCGGACTCCTCTTCCAGTCGCACGCGTTGTTCCCACACCTGACCGTCCGCGAGAACGTCGGGTTCGGCCGGCGCTACCACGAGACGACACGGGAGCCGGCGACGCTGCTGGAACGGCTCGCCGTCTCGGAGCTGGCCGACCGCCGGCCCGAGACACTGTCGGGCGGTGAGAGACAACGTGTCGCGCTCGCCCGGACGCTCGCCGTCGACCCCGGAGTTCTGTTGTTGGACGAGCCGCTGGCGGCGCTGGACGTTCCGACCAGGGAGACGCTGCGTGACGACCTCGGCCGACTGCTGGCCGACCGGACGGTCGTGTACGTCACACACGACCGGACGACCGCCAGGGCGCTCGGGGACCGAATCGCCGTCGTCCACGACGGTGAGGTCGTCCAGCGTGGGTCACCCTCGGCCGTGTTCGAGCGCCCGGAGTCGGAGTTCGTCGCACGGTTCGTCGGCGCGAACGTCCTCCCGGCGGGCGTGGGAGCGCCGCGGCCGACGGCCGTGCGACCGGAGGCCGTCGCGCTCGTCTCCCCGACGGACACCGAGACCGTCGGGTGTGTCCGGCGTCGGTCTCGCGTCGAGACGGCCCACCGCGTCGTCGTGGCCGTGGACGGCGTCGAAGTGGTGGCGTACACCGACGATCCGCCGGCGGTCGACGACCGGATCGGACTGCAACTGCCGTCTGATCCCTGGACGATTCCGACGAGTGACGGAGACAGGACGACCGGGAGGGATTAG
- the thrC gene encoding threonine synthase encodes MAELPLVGESEAVPSAADDGTWLACVACGSTFSPFDDIRYTCDDCDGLLEVRYDDHPDWGDFEASPTDRGVWRYADALPFEKGVSLPEGDTPLHRVPRIREDAGVNRLRVKHEGMNPTGSFKDRGMTVGVRVAQEVGVDRLACASTGNTSAALAAYGARAGLETLVLLPQGKVAAGKVAQASLHDARIVELDGNFDDCLDVVQELAGRGEAYLLNSLNPFRLEGQKTIGFEILERFYADNGKYPDRIVLPVGNAGNTSALYKAFRELVAAGAMEPSEVPSLTGVQAAGAAPLVEAVTEGNDEIRRWPDVETRATAIRIGNPVNAPKALPGVRETGGTAVAVEDDAITEAQRALAREGVGVEPASAASVAGLKKLRDHGTIGADEDVVCLTTGHLLKDPDAAYEAGGEPVPADATADAVLNAL; translated from the coding sequence ATGGCCGAACTTCCGCTCGTGGGCGAGTCGGAGGCAGTGCCGTCGGCGGCGGACGACGGGACCTGGCTCGCCTGTGTCGCCTGTGGGTCGACGTTCTCCCCGTTCGACGATATCAGGTACACCTGTGACGACTGTGACGGACTGCTCGAGGTCAGGTACGACGACCACCCCGACTGGGGTGACTTCGAGGCGAGCCCCACGGACCGTGGGGTGTGGCGGTACGCAGACGCCCTCCCGTTCGAGAAGGGAGTGTCGCTACCGGAGGGCGACACTCCGTTGCACCGCGTGCCGCGCATCCGCGAGGACGCCGGGGTGAACCGACTCCGGGTGAAACACGAGGGGATGAACCCGACGGGTTCGTTCAAGGACCGCGGGATGACCGTCGGCGTCCGGGTCGCCCAGGAGGTGGGTGTCGACCGGCTGGCGTGTGCCTCGACGGGGAACACGAGCGCGGCGCTGGCGGCGTACGGCGCCCGCGCCGGGCTAGAGACGCTCGTCCTGCTGCCGCAGGGGAAGGTCGCCGCCGGAAAGGTAGCACAGGCGAGTCTCCACGACGCCCGGATCGTGGAGCTAGACGGCAACTTCGACGACTGTCTCGACGTAGTCCAAGAACTGGCCGGCCGCGGCGAGGCGTACCTCCTCAACTCGTTGAACCCGTTCCGGCTGGAGGGGCAGAAGACGATCGGCTTCGAGATCCTGGAGCGTTTCTACGCCGACAACGGGAAGTACCCGGACCGGATCGTCCTGCCGGTCGGCAACGCCGGCAACACCTCGGCGCTGTACAAGGCGTTCCGAGAACTCGTCGCCGCCGGCGCGATGGAGCCGTCGGAGGTCCCGTCGCTGACCGGGGTCCAAGCGGCCGGCGCGGCGCCGTTGGTGGAGGCCGTCACGGAGGGGAACGACGAGATCAGGCGGTGGCCGGATGTGGAGACCCGTGCGACGGCGATCCGGATCGGCAACCCCGTGAACGCACCGAAGGCGCTCCCGGGCGTCCGCGAGACTGGCGGCACGGCTGTGGCCGTCGAGGACGACGCCATCACGGAGGCACAACGGGCGCTCGCCCGCGAGGGGGTGGGCGTCGAGCCGGCGTCGGCTGCCAGCGTTGCCGGACTGAAGAAGCTCCGCGATCACGGCACGATCGGCGCCGACGAGGACGTGGTGTGTCTGACGACCGGTCACCTGCTCAAGGACCCCGACGCCGCCTACGAGGCGGGCGGGGAGCCGGTGCCGGCGGACGCCACCGCCGACGCCGTCTTGAACGCGTTGTAG
- a CDS encoding PHB depolymerase family esterase encodes MRRRQLLQTLGAGAVATGVAAVPAAAGGSYTDEYYDGLHYTKYVPDSASAGSPLVVMLHGCSQEPDNFAAATGMNAIADQEGFVVVYPDQSSFSNAFGCWNWYYDANTDRGSGEGASITNIALHAASEESCDESRIYLAGFSAGAAMVPNLLVSYADVFAAGGIHSGLEYDAADTATTGTYAMTWGGPDPYNKAEDAYDAMQDYGVTGRVPTVVFHGTSDYTVNDVNGDQARTQAVETNDLVAGGGVVTTDPDDRVYDSTGGYNYRRDRYTDAQGRVNVEYWLVGDMGHEWSGGDAGSYVAPDAPEASDAMWKFFQRWSL; translated from the coding sequence ATGCGCCGCAGACAACTGTTACAGACGCTCGGGGCGGGGGCGGTGGCGACGGGAGTCGCCGCAGTGCCGGCCGCGGCGGGGGGATCGTACACGGACGAGTACTACGACGGACTCCACTACACGAAGTACGTGCCCGACAGCGCGTCGGCGGGGTCACCGTTGGTCGTGATGCTCCACGGCTGCTCGCAGGAGCCCGACAACTTCGCGGCCGCGACGGGGATGAACGCGATCGCAGACCAGGAGGGGTTCGTCGTCGTCTATCCGGACCAGTCGTCGTTCTCCAACGCGTTCGGCTGTTGGAACTGGTACTACGACGCGAACACGGACCGCGGGAGCGGCGAGGGGGCGTCGATCACCAACATCGCGTTGCACGCCGCGAGCGAGGAGTCGTGCGACGAGAGCCGGATCTACCTCGCCGGCTTCTCCGCCGGCGCGGCGATGGTGCCGAACCTGCTCGTGTCGTACGCCGACGTGTTCGCGGCCGGCGGGATCCACTCCGGACTGGAGTACGACGCCGCAGACACCGCGACGACCGGCACGTACGCGATGACTTGGGGCGGACCGGACCCGTACAACAAAGCCGAGGACGCCTACGACGCCATGCAGGACTACGGCGTGACGGGGCGCGTCCCCACCGTGGTGTTCCACGGCACCTCCGACTACACCGTGAACGACGTGAACGGGGACCAGGCACGGACGCAGGCGGTGGAGACGAACGACCTCGTCGCCGGCGGCGGCGTCGTTACCACGGACCCGGACGACCGCGTGTACGACTCGACGGGCGGGTACAACTACCGCCGCGACCGTTACACGGACGCTCAGGGTCGCGTCAACGTGGAGTACTGGCTCGTCGGCGATATGGGTCACGAGTGGTCCGGCGGCGACGCCGGATCGTACGTGGCGCCGGACGCCCCCGAAGCCAGCGACGCGATGTGGAAGTTCTTCCAGCGCTGGTCCCTCTGA